The following are encoded in a window of Ignavibacteriales bacterium genomic DNA:
- the coaE gene encoding dephospho-CoA kinase (Dephospho-CoA kinase (CoaE) performs the final step in coenzyme A biosynthesis.), with amino-acid sequence MKKKLKIAITGGIGSGKSSVSKIIESFGFPVIKTDDLAKELMLKDESIKKKIIKSFGKESFTEKGINTKYLADNVFINKEKVEKINSIIHPPTIRKIEEISKKFFKKHNLVFVESALVYEAKIQKLFDYVILIYAEEEIRIARKIENNSMNRLDVEKRMSFQIPDEKKTDRAHFVIDNNSTFDKLETRTKFVIELIKAAIV; translated from the coding sequence ATGAAAAAGAAATTAAAAATTGCAATAACCGGTGGAATTGGTTCCGGAAAATCTTCTGTATCAAAAATAATTGAGTCATTCGGATTTCCAGTTATTAAAACAGATGATCTTGCTAAAGAATTGATGCTGAAGGATGAATCAATAAAAAAGAAAATTATTAAATCATTCGGCAAGGAATCATTCACAGAAAAAGGAATTAACACAAAATATCTTGCTGATAATGTTTTTATCAACAAAGAAAAAGTTGAAAAGATTAATTCCATAATTCATCCTCCAACAATCAGAAAGATTGAAGAGATTTCAAAAAAATTTTTTAAAAAACATAATTTAGTATTTGTTGAATCCGCTTTAGTTTATGAAGCTAAGATTCAGAAATTATTCGATTACGTAATTCTTATTTATGCTGAAGAAGAAATTAGAATTGCTCGTAAGATTGAAAATAATAGTATGAACAGACTTGATGTTGAAAAGCGAATGAGTTTTCAGATCCCCGATGAAAAGAAAACTGACCGGGCTCATTTTGTAATTGATAATAATTCAACATTCGATAAACTGGAAACCAGAACCAAGTTTGTTATTGAATTGATAAAAGCTGCAATTGTTTAA
- a CDS encoding proline dehydrogenase family protein, with product MKVINDALVGFVKLLPRSVVHIFAKKYIAGETLEDAVRVVKGLNDKGILATIDVLGESVNTKKESGQAMKECLMVLDTINEHKLNSNLSLKPTQLGLIIDKQFCFEQISAILEKAKSYNNFVRIDMEDSSTTDATLELHSKLKKKYSNVGVVVQSYLKRTYSDVREQNKLGTNYRICKGIYVEPAEIAFKERQQVRDNFLKTLEKIFDDGNYVGIATHDDYLVKGAYELIKKKNIPKDKYEFQMLYGINEYLRDKIKADGHKIRIYVPFGEHWYKYSIRRLQENPQLAWYITKSIFSFN from the coding sequence GTGAAAGTAATTAATGATGCTCTTGTAGGTTTTGTAAAATTATTACCAAGATCAGTAGTTCATATCTTCGCTAAAAAGTATATTGCCGGTGAAACATTAGAAGACGCTGTGCGTGTAGTTAAAGGATTGAATGATAAAGGTATTTTAGCCACGATAGATGTTCTCGGAGAATCTGTAAACACAAAAAAAGAATCTGGACAAGCAATGAAAGAATGCTTGATGGTCCTCGATACTATCAATGAACACAAGCTCAATTCAAACTTATCTCTTAAACCAACTCAATTGGGATTGATCATTGATAAACAATTTTGTTTTGAACAGATCTCTGCAATATTAGAAAAGGCGAAAAGTTATAACAATTTTGTCCGCATTGATATGGAAGATTCATCAACAACTGATGCAACTTTGGAACTTCACAGCAAATTGAAGAAAAAATATTCCAATGTTGGTGTTGTTGTTCAATCTTACTTAAAGCGAACGTACAGTGATGTTAGAGAACAAAATAAGCTCGGAACAAATTACCGTATCTGTAAAGGTATTTATGTTGAGCCGGCTGAGATCGCATTCAAAGAACGCCAGCAGGTAAGAGATAATTTCTTAAAAACTCTTGAGAAAATTTTTGACGATGGAAATTATGTCGGCATTGCCACGCATGATGATTATTTGGTAAAAGGCGCTTACGAATTGATCAAGAAGAAAAATATTCCTAAGGACAAATACGAATTCCAAATGTTGTACGGCATTAATGAATATCTGCGCGATAAGATCAAAGCGGACGGACATAAAATTCGGATCTATGTTCCTTTCGGCGAACATTGGTACAAATACTCGATTAGAAGATTGCAAGAGAATCCGCAGCTTGCCTGGTATATAACAAAAAGTATTTTTTCTTTTAACTGA
- the tsaD gene encoding tRNA (adenosine(37)-N6)-threonylcarbamoyltransferase complex transferase subunit TsaD, translated as MMNVLGIESSCDETSVAVISDGKLLSNLISSQDFHNIYGGVVPELSSRAHLQILLPLVKKSLQESGISLNQIDLVCATAGPGLIGALLVGLTFAKGLSYSLQKPFVPVNHIEGHIFSGFLMKDKPAFPYLCLVVSGGHTLLLLVESDTQITKLGSTIDDAAGEAFDKISKLLGLGYPGGPKIQEVAEDRKTDFADFPIARCKNEYDFSFSGLKTSVLRFIQKEYGDASKIPAADIPLIAASFQYSAVRALLNNTEKALNKFNVSSISLVGGVAANKMLHDEFQKLALKYKKNLVIPSLEFCGDNAAMIAYRGLKLHQAGIKYRYDFNAYPSLSDYSFIK; from the coding sequence ATGATGAATGTTTTAGGAATAGAAAGCTCGTGCGATGAAACTTCTGTTGCGGTAATTTCTGATGGTAAGCTCTTATCAAATTTAATTTCATCTCAAGATTTCCATAATATTTACGGTGGAGTTGTGCCTGAACTTTCGAGCAGAGCACATCTCCAAATTTTATTGCCGCTAGTAAAAAAATCTCTACAAGAATCCGGAATTTCTCTTAATCAAATTGATCTTGTTTGTGCAACAGCTGGACCGGGATTGATCGGTGCACTTCTCGTCGGTTTAACTTTTGCAAAAGGACTTTCATATTCATTGCAAAAACCATTTGTTCCGGTTAATCATATTGAAGGACATATCTTTTCCGGATTTTTAATGAAGGACAAACCAGCATTTCCATATTTGTGTCTTGTTGTTTCCGGCGGGCACACATTACTTCTTCTAGTGGAAAGCGACACACAGATAACTAAGCTCGGTTCTACAATTGATGATGCCGCCGGTGAAGCGTTTGATAAAATTTCAAAATTGTTGGGGCTTGGTTATCCAGGCGGACCTAAGATACAAGAAGTTGCAGAAGACAGGAAAACTGATTTTGCCGATTTCCCAATCGCACGATGTAAAAATGAATACGATTTTTCATTCAGCGGATTAAAAACCTCTGTATTACGATTCATTCAGAAAGAATATGGTGATGCTTCCAAGATTCCGGCTGCAGATATTCCTTTGATAGCGGCTTCTTTTCAATACTCTGCTGTAAGAGCACTATTAAATAATACTGAAAAAGCGTTGAATAAATTCAATGTGAGCTCAATTTCGCTTGTTGGCGGTGTAGCAGCTAATAAAATGCTTCATGACGAATTCCAAAAGTTAGCTTTGAAGTATAAAAAGAATCTGGTTATTCCTTCTCTTGAATTCTGCGGTGATAATGCCGCTATGATAGCTTACCGCGGTTTGAAACTTCATCAAGCCGGAATTAAGTACCGGTATGATTTTAATGCTTATCCTAGTTTAAGCGATTACTCGTTTATTAAGTAG
- the mltG gene encoding endolytic transglycosylase MltG, with the protein MTKQKISAKRFLSRTQFYVVALFFVFILAALLFTFYSPNYYEHESPYRIDIKRGESLTNVIDSLYEHKIIPSKLKMKIISFVYGVEKKVKAGRYDIPNGLSYVKLIELLVNGSPAEQVSVTLPEGIWQSEIAQILREKLNIDSSRVIGLSTSRSFINSLGLNTKSLEGYLLPETYYFYPNSTAEEILRKLKLQMDKVFTPEIEKQMAELKMTKHQILTLASIIDGESNLVSEFKTISGVYHNRLKIGMALQADPTVQYLIREKHKNKILKKDLLIDSKFNTYKYTGLPPAPINNPGKDAIMAALYPEKHNYLFFVANGDGGHTFSRTVEEHEKNVMKYRQWRKTQNQ; encoded by the coding sequence ATGACTAAACAGAAAATATCTGCAAAACGGTTTTTATCACGCACTCAATTTTATGTTGTTGCGCTTTTCTTTGTATTCATTCTTGCCGCTCTTCTCTTTACATTTTATTCTCCGAATTATTACGAACATGAATCACCTTACCGGATTGATATCAAGCGTGGTGAATCATTAACGAATGTGATTGATAGTTTGTACGAGCACAAGATTATTCCAAGTAAATTGAAGATGAAGATCATCTCTTTCGTTTACGGAGTTGAGAAAAAAGTGAAAGCGGGGAGATATGATATTCCAAACGGATTGAGCTACGTAAAACTTATTGAACTTTTGGTAAATGGTTCTCCGGCAGAACAAGTTTCTGTAACTTTACCGGAAGGAATTTGGCAAAGCGAGATTGCACAGATTCTTAGAGAAAAATTAAATATTGATTCTTCACGAGTTATCGGTTTAAGTACAAGCAGATCATTTATCAATTCGCTTGGTTTGAATACAAAAAGTTTGGAAGGATATCTGCTGCCTGAAACTTATTATTTTTATCCCAACAGTACTGCCGAAGAAATTTTACGGAAGTTAAAACTGCAGATGGATAAAGTTTTTACTCCGGAAATTGAAAAGCAGATGGCTGAATTAAAAATGACGAAGCATCAAATCTTAACACTTGCTTCGATAATTGACGGCGAATCGAATTTGGTCTCTGAGTTTAAAACAATATCCGGTGTTTATCACAACAGATTAAAAATCGGAATGGCGCTTCAAGCTGATCCGACCGTGCAGTATCTTATCCGCGAAAAACATAAAAATAAAATTCTTAAGAAAGATTTGTTAATTGATTCAAAGTTCAACACGTACAAATATACCGGACTTCCGCCCGCACCGATTAACAATCCCGGTAAAGATGCAATTATGGCGGCGCTCTATCCAGAAAAACATAACTATTTATTTTTTGTTGCGAATGGAGACGGAGGGCATACTTTTTCCAGGACAGTAGAAGAACACGAAAAAAATGTAATGAAGTATAGACAATGGCGAAAAACTCAAAATCAATAA
- a CDS encoding Ig-like domain-containing protein, protein MAKNSKSIIKILAVISLILFARCANQLPPGGGEVDAVPPKIIEVYPENGTINYHEDYFEISFSKYVDKRSVQDAIFISPALQKPLKYNWSGKTLTVYFNDTLKANTTYTVSIGTDVKDVNNGNKMAESLTFAFSTGNKIDKGKIKGKIYDTSPEGVMIFAYQTNGKEADPTKQKPDYVSQAGKNGIYSLLGLRDGDYSVFAIRDKFRDLLYQKNEDGFGVQNKKIELKDKTAEYDNVDFFLTMEDSIAPKISNVIMKDRNHLQIEFNKPVDSTRISGDNFILYDSTANKKIIPKYFFKGEGRPNQFYASFTDSLEKKEGWVLISKNIPDMKNNLSSEEKNSFAIKNDRDTLALRIIKSAGLLPGEKVDFEEPILMLNFNDAVEFSTVKERLSIQDAKGKKIPLEVERADDASFLIRLSEKLKQSTDYTLKLNLKNYSDLSWNKIDSVFQNKFSTSNELDFSGVSGTVSVNDSTQTFVVLEAAEMVKRTYKQKIDTKKNFDFKKVIPGKYLAWSFKDKNKNGKYDFGTIFPFKLSEEFKFYPDTLNLRARWPVGGVNIDFQK, encoded by the coding sequence ATGGCGAAAAACTCAAAATCAATAATTAAAATTCTTGCTGTAATATCTCTGATATTATTTGCAAGATGTGCAAACCAGCTTCCGCCGGGCGGCGGGGAAGTTGATGCTGTTCCTCCGAAGATTATTGAAGTCTATCCGGAGAACGGAACCATAAATTATCACGAAGATTATTTTGAAATTTCTTTCAGCAAATATGTTGATAAGCGTTCTGTTCAAGATGCAATTTTTATTTCTCCAGCTTTGCAGAAACCACTTAAATATAATTGGAGCGGAAAAACTCTTACAGTTTATTTCAACGATACACTTAAAGCAAATACAACTTATACAGTAAGCATCGGTACCGATGTGAAGGACGTGAACAACGGCAACAAGATGGCTGAATCTCTAACGTTTGCTTTCTCAACCGGAAATAAAATTGATAAAGGAAAGATCAAAGGAAAAATTTATGATACATCGCCTGAAGGCGTAATGATCTTTGCTTATCAAACGAATGGGAAAGAAGCCGATCCTACAAAACAAAAACCGGATTATGTTTCTCAAGCCGGGAAGAACGGAATTTATTCTTTGCTCGGTCTCAGAGATGGTGATTATTCCGTCTTTGCAATCCGCGATAAATTCCGCGATCTGCTCTATCAAAAAAATGAAGATGGTTTTGGCGTGCAGAATAAAAAAATTGAGTTGAAAGATAAGACGGCTGAATATGATAATGTTGATTTCTTCTTAACAATGGAAGATTCGATTGCACCGAAGATCTCGAATGTTATTATGAAAGACCGGAATCATTTGCAGATCGAATTTAATAAACCGGTTGACAGCACAAGAATCTCCGGTGATAATTTTATTCTTTATGATTCTACCGCGAACAAAAAAATAATTCCGAAATATTTCTTCAAAGGTGAAGGAAGACCAAATCAGTTTTATGCTTCGTTTACAGATTCACTTGAAAAGAAAGAAGGTTGGGTGCTGATCTCTAAGAATATTCCCGATATGAAAAACAATTTATCTTCCGAAGAAAAAAATTCTTTTGCGATCAAAAATGACCGCGACACACTCGCATTGAGAATAATTAAATCTGCCGGATTACTTCCCGGAGAAAAAGTTGATTTCGAAGAACCGATATTAATGCTCAACTTTAATGATGCGGTAGAATTCTCAACTGTGAAAGAGAGACTTAGCATTCAAGATGCGAAAGGGAAAAAGATTCCGCTTGAAGTTGAACGAGCTGATGATGCTTCTTTCTTAATTCGTTTGTCTGAAAAATTAAAGCAGAGTACGGATTATACTTTAAAACTCAATCTGAAAAATTATTCCGATCTGTCCTGGAATAAAATTGATTCAGTATTCCAGAATAAATTTTCTACATCTAACGAACTTGATTTCAGCGGGGTAAGCGGGACAGTTTCGGTAAATGATTCAACGCAGACTTTTGTTGTGCTCGAAGCAGCAGAAATGGTGAAGAGAACTTACAAACAAAAAATTGATACGAAGAAAAATTTTGATTTCAAAAAAGTTATACCGGGGAAATATTTGGCTTGGAGTTTTAAGGATAAGAACAAGAACGGCAAATATGATTTCGGTACAATCTTTCCTTTTAAACTTTCCGAAGAATTTAAGTTTTACCCAGATACATTAAATCTCCGTGCACGCTGGCCAGTTGGCGGAGTGAATATAGATTTTCAAAAATAA
- a CDS encoding zinc-ribbon domain-containing protein yields MFCPKCGNQNSEEVKFCSNCGNSLVSVNTQRLSTHAFEESEEKDTPVALIIITWLLIIFSLFPMGQVSLLISIAILFCSVLLLFSKNSTGKTNGWVVLIIWIITFIIGFLGALNKGIHYN; encoded by the coding sequence ATGTTTTGTCCTAAATGTGGAAATCAAAACAGTGAAGAAGTCAAATTTTGTTCTAATTGTGGTAATAGTCTTGTGAGTGTGAATACTCAACGGTTATCTACACATGCATTTGAAGAATCAGAAGAAAAAGATACTCCGGTTGCACTTATTATTATTACTTGGTTACTAATAATTTTTAGTCTTTTCCCGATGGGGCAAGTAAGTCTGCTGATAAGTATCGCCATTTTATTTTGTTCCGTTTTATTACTTTTTTCAAAAAATTCTACTGGGAAAACTAATGGATGGGTGGTTTTAATAATTTGGATAATTACATTTATCATAGGTTTTTTAGGTGCATTAAATAAAGGTATTCACTACAACTAG
- a CDS encoding DUF1343 domain-containing protein, with protein sequence MKRFFLLAVFFVNVCSAQKVSLGIDVLQEDHFSLLTGKRVGLITNHTGVNSKLESTLDLFKHADNFKLAAVFSPEHGLKGLVGSGQSFESYTDTLTGIKYFALYGKTAKPTKEMLEGIDALVYDIQDIGVRSYTYISTLGLAMEAAAENKIQFIVLDRPNPLGGLRIEGNVVEDDFRSFVGNYAIPYVYGLTCGELANLINTKSALGNKVKCKLKVVKMEGWERNMLFKDTGLIWVPTSPNVPYMETPSYLVASGVLGELVVFGIGITYTLPFQTFAAEWIDADTLAVKMNALDLPGVLFRPISYKVLYGDWKDQILNGVQIHITDFEKVNLLELQFYFLQVYHKLYPDTNPFTLATTNRMKMFDLVMGTDRVRLKFSKRFQVDDIKKLLHKDIDWFRKLSKRYYLYN encoded by the coding sequence ATGAAAAGATTTTTTTTGTTAGCAGTTTTTTTTGTTAATGTTTGTTCAGCACAGAAAGTCTCTCTCGGTATAGATGTACTTCAAGAAGATCATTTTTCCCTTCTCACCGGTAAACGCGTAGGATTAATTACAAACCATACCGGAGTTAACAGTAAATTAGAATCAACTCTCGATCTTTTCAAACACGCGGATAATTTTAAACTCGCCGCAGTATTTTCTCCCGAACACGGATTAAAAGGATTAGTTGGTTCCGGACAATCTTTCGAAAGCTACACAGATACATTAACCGGAATAAAATATTTTGCACTCTACGGCAAGACCGCTAAACCTACAAAAGAAATGTTGGAAGGAATTGATGCACTAGTTTATGATATTCAAGATATCGGCGTTCGTTCGTATACTTACATCTCTACACTTGGACTTGCAATGGAAGCAGCAGCAGAAAATAAAATTCAATTCATAGTTTTAGATCGTCCTAATCCTTTAGGTGGATTGCGAATTGAAGGAAATGTTGTTGAAGATGATTTCAGATCCTTCGTTGGCAATTATGCAATTCCTTATGTGTACGGATTAACTTGCGGCGAACTTGCAAATCTTATCAACACAAAAAGTGCGCTCGGCAACAAAGTTAAGTGCAAACTCAAAGTTGTTAAGATGGAAGGCTGGGAAAGAAATATGCTTTTTAAGGATACCGGATTGATCTGGGTTCCTACTTCCCCGAACGTTCCGTATATGGAAACTCCTTCTTATCTTGTTGCAAGCGGAGTGCTGGGTGAACTTGTCGTTTTTGGAATTGGAATTACTTATACACTTCCCTTTCAAACATTTGCGGCTGAATGGATTGATGCCGATACTCTTGCTGTTAAAATGAACGCTCTTGATTTACCCGGAGTTTTATTCCGTCCGATTTCTTACAAAGTTCTTTACGGTGATTGGAAAGATCAAATACTTAACGGTGTGCAGATTCATATCACCGATTTTGAAAAAGTTAACTTGCTTGAACTTCAATTTTATTTTCTGCAAGTCTATCACAAACTATATCCCGATACAAACCCGTTTACTCTTGCAACAACAAATCGTATGAAGATGTTTGATCTTGTAATGGGAACTGATAGAGTAAGATTAAAATTCTCGAAGCGATTCCAAGTGGATGATATAAAGAAACTTCTACACAAAGATATTGACTGGTTCAGAAAACTTTCTAAGAGATATTACTTATACAATTAG
- a CDS encoding cyclodeaminase/cyclohydrolase family protein — translation MNLSKTLQEYFNELSSNSPTPGGGNVAALCGTLSSSLGIMVCNLTIGKKKYADVELQMINLKDNLEKIQKKFIELGQQDNASFDKVMDAFKLPKETEQEKNIRSKAIEEATIGATSAPMDVIQTSKALLPILEIIIDKGNKNSISDAGVAAALVGTAAKGAYLNVLINCSSLSNQTIAAELEKTADILIEEITLTSDRLVEQVVKVVRTK, via the coding sequence ATGAATCTCTCAAAAACTTTACAAGAATATTTCAACGAACTCTCATCCAACTCACCAACTCCAGGTGGAGGAAATGTAGCTGCATTATGCGGAACTCTTTCTTCAAGTTTGGGAATAATGGTCTGCAATCTTACGATCGGTAAAAAGAAATATGCAGATGTAGAACTGCAAATGATCAACTTAAAAGATAATTTAGAAAAAATACAAAAAAAATTTATAGAACTTGGGCAACAGGATAATGCATCATTCGATAAAGTTATGGATGCATTTAAATTGCCGAAAGAAACTGAACAAGAAAAAAATATCCGCTCTAAAGCAATTGAAGAAGCAACTATCGGCGCAACTTCAGCTCCGATGGATGTTATTCAAACATCGAAAGCACTTCTTCCTATTTTGGAAATCATAATTGATAAGGGAAATAAAAATTCTATTTCTGATGCCGGAGTTGCTGCCGCACTAGTAGGAACGGCAGCCAAAGGCGCTTACTTGAATGTATTGATCAATTGTTCTTCTTTGAGCAATCAGACTATCGCCGCTGAATTGGAAAAGACCGCTGACATTTTAATTGAAGAGATTACACTTACTAGCGATAGACTAGTAGAACAAGTTGTGAAAGTAGTGCGAACGAAATGA
- the ftcD gene encoding glutamate formimidoyltransferase encodes MKIIECVPNFSEGKNQKTFEAIKEAVAKTKDVKLLSLEPDGDYNRVVVTLAGNEEGILNGTLNACRTAASLIDMRTHKGEHPRLGAIDVVPFVPVANVTTEECVKISEEFAKIISQDLKVPVYLYENAARKVDRKSLSSIRQGEYEGLEEKLKDNNWLPDYGEPVFNPKLGAIVTGSRFFLIAYNVNIKSNDVKYSKEIGEILRESGYAKRDENGNVIKVDGKTIKVPGRLKEVKGMGVALEKYSISQVSMNLTNYNITPMHVAFEEVKKEAARLGVEVNGSEIVGLVPLEAMLQAGRFYSNGKEKDEKSLVNIAIEKLGLSALHPFKPEEKIIEYMI; translated from the coding sequence ATGAAAATTATTGAGTGCGTCCCGAATTTCAGTGAAGGGAAAAATCAAAAAACATTTGAAGCGATAAAAGAAGCCGTAGCTAAAACTAAAGATGTAAAATTATTAAGTCTTGAACCGGATGGAGATTATAATCGTGTTGTTGTAACATTAGCAGGAAATGAAGAAGGAATATTAAACGGAACATTAAATGCTTGCAGAACTGCTGCATCATTGATTGATATGCGCACACACAAAGGAGAACATCCGCGTCTCGGTGCGATTGATGTCGTTCCATTCGTTCCGGTTGCAAATGTAACTACGGAAGAATGCGTTAAGATTTCGGAAGAGTTTGCAAAAATTATTTCTCAAGATTTAAAAGTTCCGGTCTATCTTTATGAAAATGCCGCCCGTAAAGTAGACAGAAAAAGTTTATCAAGTATACGTCAGGGTGAATACGAAGGTCTTGAAGAAAAATTGAAAGATAATAATTGGCTTCCCGATTATGGTGAACCCGTTTTTAATCCAAAACTTGGTGCAATAGTTACCGGCTCACGGTTCTTTCTAATTGCATATAATGTAAACATTAAATCTAATGATGTTAAATACTCAAAAGAGATTGGCGAAATATTAAGAGAGAGTGGTTATGCTAAACGTGATGAGAATGGGAATGTTATAAAAGTTGACGGAAAGACAATAAAAGTTCCTGGACGGTTGAAAGAAGTAAAAGGAATGGGAGTTGCTCTTGAAAAATATAGCATCTCACAAGTTTCGATGAACTTAACTAACTATAATATAACACCAATGCATGTTGCATTCGAAGAAGTTAAGAAAGAAGCCGCACGACTCGGTGTTGAAGTTAATGGAAGTGAGATTGTCGGATTGGTTCCGCTTGAGGCAATGCTGCAAGCAGGAAGATTCTATTCGAATGGTAAAGAGAAAGATGAAAAGAGTTTAGTGAACATTGCCATTGAAAAATTAGGACTAAGCGCGCTTCATCCGTTTAAGCCGGAAGAAAAAATAATTGAGTATATGATTTAA